DNA from bacterium:
GGCGATTTCCTTGGCGGGAATAAAGGTGGATTGACTGGTTTTTCCCAGTTTGCCCAGATCGTCGGCCAGTTGGGCGATATCGATGCTGCCGCGTGCCGCCAGTTCCATGAAAGCCACGGCAAGCTGATCGGTGGTGGAAAGGCCCTGCATATCCTCGGCCTTCAAATCGCCGCCGCGTTTGCCCATGCCCATGTTGACGACCCATTTGGTTTTGTTCATCAGGCCGACAGGGTTGTTCTGGTATTCGTTGCGGATGGCTTCGAACGCCTGGTTTACGGCCCCGCTCACGGCATCATGCCCGACGGTGGCGACCATGCCCGCCGCCACGCCCAGCATGATGGCCGGTGCGTAGCGCTCGGCGAAATCCCTGCCTTTGGTGGCCATGTCCTCGGCCGCGAGCTGCAGCTTGCCGGTGGTCATTTCCTTGCGCATGCGGGCGATGTCCTGCTGCATCTCGGCAATGTTGGTCGCCCAGTCGCCCAGCTGAAGCTGGTCGGCGGCGAATTCGGCGAGGTCGAGCTGGAATTTGGGATGAGCATAATCCGCCGCCACGATAACGCGGCCAATTTCCTTTGCCGCGGACTGGATGCGCTCCGCCAGCACGGGGATGCCGCTGGCCTCGGCCCAGCCTGCAAGATCATGAGCATTATCGCGGATAAAGGCTTTGCCGGAGAAGTCGATAATCTGCCGGCGAACGGCTTCAACATCCGGCTGATTGGGCCAGATGGTCCGAAGGCTCGCTTCCGGCAGGGCGCTCAGGTTTTCCAGGAAATCCTCCACTGGAACGGAAAGGCCGCGCGTTTGGGCCAGTTTATCTAGAATATGGCCGCGCATTTCCTGTGTCGGAGAGTCGGAACGGCCGCGGAAAAGCAATTCACTGGCGGAATGTTCGTGCTTCAGACGGAAATCGGCGATCTTATCCAGCATGGCCTCGGCCCATATGGCGCCCTGTTCGCCGAAGCCGGCTACAAAATGGTTCCAGCCGAGGGAGTCGTTAATCTCACGGCGGGTGGCCTCCTTGATGGCATCCCTGGCGCGGGACAGACGCGCTTCGGTGCCTTCCTTGAGTGCGGCGCGTATCTCCTCACCGGTTTTTTGCGGGGTGGCGTCGATCTGAGCAGCCAGCGCGTCCAGCCTGGCGGTGAGGTCGTCTTGTGCTTCTTCGTTTGCCATGGGGCGGTCCTATCTCAATGTAGCGACAGAATAGGCCCTATTGATTAATTTATTAATAAATGGCCGTGGAAAAAAGCAGCGTGGCACAGATGGTGATTGACAGGCGGCGAGATATGGTTATATTCCGCCTCCCTTTTGGCGGATACCGCCCGAAGACCCTATTTATTCTATATTTATGCAGGATTTCAGCCATGCAAGCAGTCATCGCGACCGGCGGTAAACAATATACGGTCCAAAAGGATGCCGTGTTGAAAGTAGAGAAGCTCGCAGGTGATGTGGGTGCCAAGGTGAAGCTGGACCAGGTTCTGGCCGTCATCAATGGCGATAAAGTGAACGTGGGTGCCCCGCTGGTTAGCGGCGCCACGGTGGAAGCCGAGATCCTGAAGCAAGGTAAAGGCGACAAGGTGCTCATCTTCAAGAAAAAGCGCCGCCAGAATTACCGCCGGAAGAATGGCCATCGTCAGCTGTTCACGGCCATCAAAATCACCAATATCAACGCATAGTCAGTTAACAGGAGTCAGCCATGGCACATAAGAAAGCCGGTGGTAGTTCCCGCAACGGCCGCGATTCCGCCGGTCGTCGTCTTGGGGTTAAAAAATTCGGTGGCGAGCAGGTGCTGGCCGGTAACATCATCATCCGTCAGCGCGGCACGAAAGTGCATCCTGGCGTGAATGTGGGCATGGGCAAGGACCATACCCTGTTCGCCATGGCCGAAGGCACGGTGAAATTCTACCGCAAGGCCGATGACCGTCATTACGTGACGATCGTGACCGCCTAGTTTCGCGGATCGCCTGAATGAAAAAGCCCGGCCAAACGGCCGGGCTTTTTTGTTGGTTGCGCCTGAAAAGAGAGGTGCTATTTGCAGAGTTCCTTCATGCGGTCATAGGCGGCGCCGAAGCCGGACATGGAGTAGGTGTCGGAGGATTTGGTGCCCTTTTGCGAGGTGCCGGTTACCAGCAGTTTGGAGCCTTTGCGCATCTGGCGCACCACTTCCTTGTCGGCATCTTCCGTATAGGTCCAGGCGAGGTTGTCTTTCGTGAAGAATTTTACGACGTGATTCTTGTCGACCTTCACCTCGACTTCGCTTTTTTCCTTATAGGGATAGCCGCTGGAAAGGCTGACCTCATCCGAATTCGCGCCACGGCTGGTGACGAGCAGATAGGGCTCGTCGCGATTTTTGGCGCTGCCATCCTTTTTGGTGGGGGCGCTGGCGATGTAGCAGGTTTTCT
Protein-coding regions in this window:
- the rplU gene encoding 50S ribosomal protein L21; the encoded protein is MQAVIATGGKQYTVQKDAVLKVEKLAGDVGAKVKLDQVLAVINGDKVNVGAPLVSGATVEAEILKQGKGDKVLIFKKKRRQNYRRKNGHRQLFTAIKITNINA
- a CDS encoding 50S ribosomal protein L27 → MAHKKAGGSSRNGRDSAGRRLGVKKFGGEQVLAGNIIIRQRGTKVHPGVNVGMGKDHTLFAMAEGTVKFYRKADDRHYVTIVTA